The window CCAGGAGAAATGTTGCGACTTTTACTGGAAGTCATTGCTGTTTAAGCTAGCTTTATGTATGTAtctaagaaataataaaaattacttaaaccTTGTATAAATTGAGCAAGTTCATAAATgcttaaaaaaatagtaaacaaaGAGTCGCCATGTTTGTTGCTATCTATCCCGTAATATGGTGACATTTATACATGGACGATGTAAACGCCACaaatgcaaataaaatatttgatttataaaaaaggttctttctaaaaaatgaattaatgatATTGATCAAATACTAAAATTAAACCTGAATTATATGTTTTCTGAAACTAAGagcttcaaatttaaaaaaagtaattccgATCCCCGTACCTGTATAATATCCTACATTGCACGTAATAATCATTGGATGCAGCGATCTTTTTGAACGGTAGCCGTTATCTAAACAGGCGCCGCCTTGTCAATAACTGCTGCATTCGAGGGAAGGCGCTTTTGCACAGGGAAtgtatttcaattttaaaagttatacagaTCTGTGGTCTCCAaccaaaagaaagaaaaatatacaaaaacaataaaataagctTTGTCTGCGTTATAATGTATAGATAGACTGAAGAAATCAAGCAAGGGACTACTTTAGAACACAATGAAAGTTTTTCCCATTGTTAAGAGATAATTTTCACGTCTCTTGTTTTAGCGAATCGTTATTACTTTATTCTAAAAGTTTACGAAATAATATTTAGAGTTTAGTCAAAATTCGGAAAAAAATTCCCGCAAAAAATGTTAGGGACCCAATCTTTACACTTCGTAAGAAAGAAAGCGACAGGTTAAATTGCAATACAGCACCCCATATAATAAGGGCTTGATCGCTTCGGTTAACAAAAATGGCGGAATGGTAAGTAGAAAGTCTGTGGATGGATGGATAGAAGTGTACATTTTACATGGATAGCCTTGCAAATATCAAGGTATATATCCTGTCTATTAATTCCAGGAGGGCCATGGATTAGacggggagtcctagagtatttaatgctaattttgagctacacagactCAATTATAGGGTCCTCTTTCTGCCAAAAAAACTCCCTCCCCAGCAGCCcaacagtgtgccatctcccccaTTTACCTCACATGGCTAGGGTTAAGCTGGGGCTACTGTAACATTAACtcattaaattttattgaacatgtttttgctttggtATTATTACATCATGAGAACATttgtccgaaagctgtattaaggtacaggacacctaacctctcccatgttctggttatatttaacttacaTGGGTGCGCACtattctcgcagtattctctgtgacgatgaagatcggactgacttgtggcatggatccaaatggtcttccgtccttcattcgagtctcagtgtaataatgcaccagccgagcataagagtgtcagcatgaagggaAGGGgtcgactttaatgttctcttatACCTTACGTTACGAAATTCGATATCGAGTCTTGTCATAGGCTTCCTGCGcagaaaaatcaaacaaaaaaaaccattTTACGCTTCGTCAATcgcaaaaattgtcaaaaactcttagaagacaaaaaaaaaactgaaaatataaatttcgagGAAATTAAGCTGCCACCAAAcagcaaaatctacatttcCGAAAATTTGAATCGATTTTATCAAAGACTGGGATTTGAATGCAGACAACTGAACAGAAACAAACTCATCTACAGTTACAAATATCAAAATgaagctttttttataaaatttgataaaaccgatgaaaaacacaaaaaaattacacatgTGGATCAAATAGTTGAATGGTTTCCTGGGTTCTACCAAAATGAATTGCTCAACTACGGAAACACAGAGAGTTAGATTGTTGTCTTTATCTCACTTTTCTCTTCTTTCTGCTACACATGATTTTCCAGCCTAAAgttctttgtttgtttaatcttaTCGGTGATATACGCTCAGGTAATTTTAACTTCAATATGGCGCAAGCTTGCTGTGCAGTCAGTATATAGCGTTTGTTTTATTTGTGAAATCGTTTGAAGCCCAAAACCTGTTCTAACTGGTAAGTTTTCACTTTCTCTTTTGTACTTTTAGACCCTGTTGTCCCTTTAAAGCTGCCAGTTTTGTTTCCcccctatatataatttttatgcttagTTGTAATGTCTGCAAAAAGCTAGTTGATAAATCatgtaaaaaatcaattttttgtgaTATCTGTAATTCCTGGATACATTTTCAAAACTGCTCTAGACTTTCAGTATTAGAATTTGATGCCTTATCTCACAATTCTAGTAACTGGGCTTGTCCAAAATGTTTGGACAGGACATAACCATTTTTTATTCAGAACATCTGTCAAATTGTAAACCAAAACCAACCCCAAATTCTACATCCCGTATTAATGAAAATGTGAGATCCCTTCTTTCTGATCTTAATAGTATTGTTCATAGCATGGACAACGATGCTGACAGTATGAATTTTCATACAACTAGTTGTAAATACTATGAATGTGAGGACTTTAACAATCTTAATCTAAATCCAAGGTCGCTCTCAGCTTTTCATCTTAACATTGCCTCAATGGCTAAACACTTTGATGAATTTAACACCCTTTTGACCCTTTTGAGACATGAGTTCTCTTTTATGGTATTACTGAAACCCGCTTTATCAAAGGCTCACCACCAACTTTCAATTACCATATAGAAGGTTACCAGTGCTTATCCACCCCCACTGAATCCTCAGCAGGAGGGAGCTTGTTGTATATTTCTGACCAGTATAATTTCATTCCTCGTACAGACTTGGATGACATTATGTACCAATCTAAATACTTGGAATCAAGTTTTGCAGAGATGATCTTGCCTAACACAACCAACTTAATTGTCGTTAGCATTTATCGACATCCTTGTATGTCAACAAATTCCTTTAATCGTGATTTCTTAAAACCCTTGCTCAATAAAGTCAGCattgaaaagaaacaaatccTTCTACTGGGggatttcaataaaaatttgttaaaactcAATGAAGATGCAGAACTCTCTGCCTTCATTGATATACTCGGCTCTCACCTTATACTTCCCCAGATCTTATTACCAACAAGAATAGCAGCGACTTCCAAGACATtaattgataatatttttttctctgtcactGGTCAACCATCAATCTCTGGTAACCTTATTCACATGATCTCTGATCACCTGCCTCAATTCTTTATATTACCTGACCAATTGACTAACaactcagaaaaaaatattcaataccAAAACTGGTCCAAATTTGACGAACATAATTTCATTTTAGATTACCTGGATATTGACTGGGGTGTTGAGTTTAATAGTCCTGGACCAATTGACCCAAACAGctgttttgacatttttaattctaaaattcAAAAGCTTGTTGACAGATACGTTCCCACAGGCAGGCTCACCAAAAGGCAAATCAAAACCCAACAAAAACCATGGATTACTTCTGCCATCATAAAATCCATGTCTAAACgtgatttttattttcggaAATTCACTAAAGCCAAAGATCCAGATTCTAAATCAGAGttccgacaacttttcaaaCGCTACCGAAACATGATTGTCAGCTTATGCAGACAAAGTAAAACAAACCATTATACCAATTACTTTAACCTTTTTTCAAATAACATGCACAAAATTTGGGAGGGTGTTCGTAGCATTATTTCTACGAAACCGTCGAAATCTAATATTCCTACCTCCATTCAGGTTGACAGTAAACTTGAGACAAACCAGATTGATATTGCCAATAGttttaatgacttttttacaTCCATAGCAAATTCTATTAGGAACAAAATTCCACCTACATCCAAGAGGTACTCTGACTACCTCAAAAACCCAAACCCAGACTCAATTTTCTTATCACCTGTTACCCAAGAAGAAATCATCGGGATTATTGGCAACATCTCTCCAGGAAAATCTTCTGGACCAAACAGTATTCcaatcaaaattctaaaattgttGGAAAATGATATTTCCAAACCTATATCAATTTTGATCAATCTTTCGTTTGAATCTGGTATCTTTCCTAGATCTTTAAAAACATCCAGAGTGGTGcctgtttacaaaaacaaaggttCTTCTATAGATGTGTCAAATTACAGACCAATCTCATTATTGTTAAACATTGAGAAAATCTATGAAAAGGTTATGTACAACAGAATCATAGGCTTTCTCAACAACCATGATATCCTATATCCCAAACAGTTTGGATTCAGAAAACAGCATTCAACATCACAGGCTGTGCTTACTATAGTTGAACGCATTAGACATTGCCTTGACAAAGGTGAGCTTGCCTATGGAGTGTTTGTCGACTaacaaaaagcttttgatactgttgACCACAAAATCCTTCTATCCAAGCTAAATCACTATGGTATTCGGGGAAAAGCAAATGATTGGTTCAGGTCTTATTTAACTGGTCGTCTCCAGTATGTCTCAATCGGTGAATTCAAATCTCAACTTAAAGCCATTCTACATGGTGTGCCTCAAGGCTCTGTGCTTGGTCCGCTGCTGTTCTTGTTGTATATTAATGATCTGCATAATTGTATCAAATCGTCAGAGACCTATCATTTTGCTGACGACACTCATCTGCTGAAATTCTCAAAATCACTAGAATCCCTTTGTAGAGGGATGAATGCTGATCTTAAACGCCTTGTGTGTTGGcttaatgccaacaaaatatcaCTGAACTCCAGCAAAACAGAGTTTCTTGTATTTAGATCCCAATCTCGTAGGCttgaatttttaccttttttgattCTATGCGGTAAGCGCATTTATCCTAGCAAAAGTGTGAAATATACCTGGGTGTTCATGTTGATGAACATCTTTCCTGGAAGTATCATGTCTCATCTGTGGCTACTAAACTTAAAAGAGCCAATGGGATGTTATCTAAAATTCGTCACTATGTTCCCCTAAAATCCCTGTTAAACATTTACCATGCTATCTTTAGTTCTCACTTAAGCTATGCTTGCCAAGTATGGGGCACTCGAGACACCACAGTAGCCCACAGAATACTTACCCTCCAAAAGGCTGCCCTTAGGCTGATCACCTTCAGTGAACCAAGATCCCCATCTTTGCCTATATTTGCAGAACTTGGAATTCTTAAATTCTTCGACCTAGTTAAAGTCCTTAACATTCAATTTATCCACAAATTCCTAAACTCTAACCTCCCATCTGACACACTTACCTCACTCAAATTTGATCGAATCTCACACTTTCATGAAACTAGATGTAACACAATTGGTTTGCTTATTGAACCAACAGTTAACACATCGACGTTTGGATCTTTTTCATTCTCTAGAATCTCCACATTACAGTGGAACAATCTGCAAAGAAATTATCCTGATACTAACCtcacaaactgtaaattaaGCACAATCAAatccctagctacaagtttctACATGAGTCAATACATCAACTAGCTTTCCTCTTCATTATTTTGTCTcattacttttttctatttgactatatggtactgaattttcatttatactaattataatcaataatgctttttcattttaatctttgtaaacttacagtatttactgacatatgaaaatatttcacatttttcttggtGGCTTTCTCCTTTGTTTAGCCTTGGCTATCGGGAAAGTCTCCTTCCTAAttgctaatttattcttttagtaatgtaaattgtcatttcttaggtaaataaatgtttacttacttacttacttattcatttaaatttcacaacaaaattacgtcgcaatttttttgccaactacTATGCTTCAAAAACTCTACGCGGTCGCTTTTCTGAATGTAATAATTGCACGCCAAAATCATAAACTGATCGCACGCCTGTATTAGTGTAGGCGTACGTACCAACGCATGCGGGTGCAAATATTGATGACCAAGACTGGTtagttgttaaattttattaatatgCGTAGTTCCAGCATTGATTTATCCATTTTTCGCTAAACACGGGACTTTAAATCGGACTTCATTTCAGCTGAGTCTGCCATGTCTCAAGAGTGTCTTAATAGTCCAGCCAATAAATTATAGTGCTTATTATTTGTTGCagcaaaagaaattttttttgtctaaaaagGTTTTGACACcaaatatacatatacattATATGGTGCGTTTGTTGAatctttgttttttctgttcaaATATTTATGGGAATCACAAATGGGTTTTGTTCAGCTAGtattgttgtatgtttttggaTTGATGTATGATATCTGGAGTATCTCTGAATAGACAACCAAAAGTGTTATAGGATTGTGATTGGGGTATTCAGGTGAACTTGTATGCTAATAAAAACTAATAATATCTATTTTAAGACATATTGCAGATGGAATTAGATGCAACAAAAGAACTTGATAATCTTTGGACTGAAGCAAGTAGAATTTTACATGGAAATTCTGAAAATGGTGGAAACAAAGCAGAAGAAATTAGCAATATTATGCACAAAGTTACTGGTCTTTTAATCAGGACTAGTTTGGAAAGAAAAGATGAGGAGATATCATGTACTTTTTGTCAAcgtaataatccatataataaagTTTATAGTTGGACAGGTCAACACAGAGAATACCTGAAGCAGATGGCCTGTGAGCAGTTACGTTACTTCGAGCATATTGTCTCAGAGGCTGGGTTTTCATTTCTAACCTGCAAGGGTGTTCTTGTTCCTTTGATGTTGTTGCTTCTCTCATTGAAGCCAACTGATAAACGTAAAATACCACCAGACATTGAACTTTTATATGTTAATATTTTGTACCACATTTCTAGGAGGATTTCAAGTAATGAACAGTTTTTAAAGTTATTGGGTATGGATTTATACACTGAGGAAAGGTTTAAAATTCCACGGTTTACATTTTTTGAGTTGTTAATATTATACACACACAAAGCTGGAACTGTTGGTAGCCTTGCGCGAGATGGGATTCTATGTTGCATAAAAGCTACCTGTGTTGATGCTGGTATTAATCAATATCTATCACAAGAATCTGCTGGATGTGTTGtgagttgttttttttaaaaaaagtatatgttGTTGTTAATGAACAAAAGTTTTTCAAACCATGCATATTTCGATTTAGCAAAGTTTTGTAAGACTTCGTATGCATGTCTTCCTGTTTTCCCATTACCAGAATTAACACTAAGTTATTAGTGGAATTCATTTATTTGTAAGGAATCGTGTGATgctacaaataaatacaaaatagttaaaattaaaaatactataTACTTTTTTAGATCATTGCAGGAGGTTTAAGTGCAAGATATTCATCATTACCAACTACATTTGAGATCTCCTCGGAGGATTGGCATTGTATTACCAAATCAGACATCAATAACATGAAGGAGTTGCAAGCATTCTTAAATGCACTCTCATTTTGTTGTAAAGTAGCTGAGGTGAACAAATAAATCAATTGTTCTGCATACTTCTAagacaataataataattctgCTATTCaacaattcttctttttttctgtatagGCTGGTAGTCGTGCTATTAAGAATAGGCTTTCACTTCTCATTCATGATGGGTTTTTAAAGTCAGTGCTTGCTCCAGCATTAAATCAGGTAAGATATTAATCAGGTTATATGCTATTAGGTATTGTGCATAAAGCCTTTAATACTTGTTTCTTGTATATTGTACTATCGTTTTTCTTTCTTGACCAGTGCTGTTCAAATATATTGCATAAGGTTTTGGTATATTCTACTATGCTATAAGTAGAATAAGAAGTCGTGGTATggaaaaaaaagatatattagACCACAGAATAAGTTTTAGCTGTATAAAAGCATAATGATTATACATAGGCTCTTAGTTTTTGAATATATTactatttaaattttagttCGTTGAGGTATGTGAGTGTACGCAAATCTACactttttcagaaaatttttgtttcgcaaaattaaatctaCACAAAAAGATATTGTAATAgacaacaaaaaatgataatgaTTATTTCACTTCTAGTCTTCCACTGATGCACAAATTGCTGTCATGGCTTATCTGGATCTCTTTCTTCGTTCAATCACTAACGAAAGAGTGATGGAAGTTTTTTTGAGAGTGCTTTTAACAGAAGCTTATGATAACAAACCTCTCATCGATCTGTTGATTTACCACATTAACTCTGAAGCGGTTCAGGTCAGTAAATCATATTGTTGcaattgaaaaatatatttgctacaaaaaaaaatacaaaaataaattactttCAGATAGATATTATGTGCATAAGAAATATTGCTTGTAAAAATTTTGAACCTAATCATGTTTATATCTAGCTGTCAATGGTAGCCATGCAGTTGTTCAAGACATTGCTTGAACTGAATTGTGAAGACATAATTTTCCACCTAATTTTCAGGTAAGAGAAAATCTAAGTTTGGTTCTATTATCGCTAAAAAAATCAACGTTTTAATCACTAGTACCGTATTTTCATTGTGGCTAATTTTTCTCATATCATTTCCACCTTCTTAAAAACTTTCACGGGTTGTTACTTTTTGTTAATCGTGTCagagtttgtttttttaagatacTATTGATATGTTTTAGATACCTGTTACCATGCCACCACATCTTACCCAATCAAAAACGAACTATCAAAGAAATGGATTTTTACTGTAAAAGTGCCaccatgtttttatatttgactcCCCCGTGTTGCATCGAAACAAACAGAAATCCATTATCTGTGGAACCGGAGGAGAGCAGTCCGTTGTTGTCTCGCAGCAGTCTCTCTGCGGGAAGTCCACACAGCGAGGTTGATAGGAAGACCAGTAGTGCTAGTGTTAGTAGCAGCACATCAAAAAGTAGCAACAGTAGCACGCTGTCTGAACTTCGACCGCAAGAAATGCTCGACTTCATGGCTTATTTGTACGATGCACGCGCAATTATAACAACATGCAAGAAAGCCTGTCGTTGCTGGTCAGCAGTTTATGATGGGATGGATGTAGGTACGGATAATCCCAGACTTAGAAATGACCGatataaatcttttttatctCCAGTTGGCACATCATCCTTGAGTTCTACGTCGTATGGAACGCCTGGTAG is drawn from Hydractinia symbiolongicarpus strain clone_291-10 chromosome 8, HSymV2.1, whole genome shotgun sequence and contains these coding sequences:
- the LOC130655276 gene encoding FHIP family protein v1g243165-like translates to MELDATKELDNLWTEASRILHGNSENGGNKAEEISNIMHKVTGLLIRTSLERKDEEISCTFCQRNNPYNKVYSWTGQHREYLKQMACEQLRYFEHIVSEAGFSFLTCKGVLVPLMLLLLSLKPTDKRKIPPDIELLYVNILYHISRRISSNEQFLKLLGMDLYTEERFKIPRFTFFELLILYTHKAGTVGSLARDGILCCIKATCVDAGINQYLSQESAGCVIIAGGLSARYSSLPTTFEISSEDWHCITKSDINNMKELQAFLNALSFCCKVAEAGSRAIKNRLSLLIHDGFLKSVLAPALNQSSTDAQIAVMAYLDLFLRSITNERVMEVFLRVLLTEAYDNKPLIDLLIYHINSEAVQLSMVAMQLFKTLLELNCEDIIFHLIFRYLLPCHHILPNQKRTIKEMDFYCKSATMFLYLTPPCCIETNRNPLSVEPEESSPLLSRSSLSAGSPHSEVDRKTSSASVSSSTSKSSNSSTLSELRPQEMLDFMAYLYDARAIITTCKKACRCWSAVYDGMDVGTDNPRLRNDRYKSFLSPVGTSSLSSTSYGTPGSFIERTLSNTSTDSDVSSSGLEVSPHQTYTTDCLGPFLNALFDRIECMIENNLYVNLLLTSLVTRLACYPQPLLRSFLLNANLVIQPGVRSLSQILSYISTSADQFVSQLDDYKLLIIKARQNLIRRESRRFKRLSQEFSAPLLPRDGKEEVSACSINLDHRSGASKFQKKEVQGTEEKSIGVDELVSLTPGKHSASFTGINTSQVKDGAKRAATFSGHPGHIGKLHPAMPWFGGKSPSRRHRKIPSKKDLADMRKKHPVVIKNAIYCVVLLEEFMKELAAVSIEQTLL